The following nucleotide sequence is from Planctomycetota bacterium.
CTCTATCCTCTCGTCCTCGAGATCGAGCGTCCCATTGACGCGACGCCAGCCGACATTCGTGATTATGAGACCGACCGCTGGCCGTTGTATCGTGAGGTCAAGCGCGAGGGAATCCTCGCATGAACGAACTAGCCCATGGGTTCTGGGAGAAGGCCGTCGAAGCCCTGAAGGCGTCCCGGCATGATCTGCCCGTCAGTGCCGAAGCCGCGGCGTCACGGGCGTACTACGCCGCCCTCTATGCGGTCTCTGCTCTCTTCGCTGAAAGAGGCCGTATATTTAAGAAACACACGGCCATTCAGACGGCTGTGCATCGAGACCTTGTGAAGGCGGGCGAGTGGTCAGGGGAACTTGGAGAAGGCTATTCATTCCTCTTGAAACTGCGCGGGACGGGCGACTACAGCGCCTTGGTGCGTGTGACTTCCGATGAGGCCGAGAAGGCCGTCAAGATAGCCGCCGACATCCTCAAGGCCGTGGCCGAAGCCAATCCGTCGGTGTTTCGCGGCCTGTTCGAATAGCATTGACCCCCATGGCGGGGAGAGCACGGCTGCCGCGGCGACCGCGGCAAACGGCCGGTGGCTTTCACTCGTCCATCACTTGACGGTGATGGTGATTCGGTTGCTGGCGCCATCGAGAAAGCCCGAGTGTTGCCTGGTGAAGAGCAGTTGGACTTCATACCTGCCTGCCGGGAGGTCGAAGCACTTGGCCATGTCGAGGGTATAGGGTTGCAGTTCTTCCTTGGCCTTCAAGATCGTACCAAACCCGTCCACCCTGGCGTAATAGCCCTTGAACTTGATGAAGTCTCCACGCTCTGTCTGGCATATGATGAACATCCCGGAACCGATCACCGGAATCTTCGTCTCGGCGTCTTCACTGGTACCGTAAGTAATGTTGTTTGGTAGGCTAATATCGTTTGTTGTGGTGTTGGCAATCGTGAAGCGAAGCGGGATGGGCCCTCCGACCTTCTGCAGGCCTTCGGGCACGGATATCGTGAGCAGCAGGCCCCTGATCACCACACGTTGGGGATGGCGCCGACTCCTCAGCAACTGCGGCGGTCAAGACTGTGGCGATGAGCGGACAAACGGCGATCAGGCACCACTTCATGTTCTTGCTCCTTTAATTGTTCTCTATAATGTCAGAAGGAGTAGTGGCCTCCTACCTTCCAACTGTCAGCCTTGCCGGAAGGGAGTGAACAGCCTACCCCCTTAGACGTGCCGCACCGCCTCTGGATCGCAGAAAATCTACGTCGAATTTGGGACCAGACAGTCCCTGATGTGCCACTGTTCCCTGCTCGTCGCTCACGCCGGCAACGCGCGATGCTCTTCCTGATCGATGATCCGGGCAGCGAACTCCAAGGCCGCTCGCACGTCCTCCGCCGTGACGCCGTACTCCTTCTGGATCTGCTCAAAAGTCATCCCGCCGGCCAGCCCG
It contains:
- a CDS encoding HEPN domain-containing protein is translated as MNELAHGFWEKAVEALKASRHDLPVSAEAAASRAYYAALYAVSALFAERGRIFKKHTAIQTAVHRDLVKAGEWSGELGEGYSFLLKLRGTGDYSALVRVTSDEAEKAVKIAADILKAVAEANPSVFRGLFE
- a CDS encoding DUF433 domain-containing protein, which gives rise to MSPKGSKHHSSVPAARIVGGLAGGMTFEQIQKEYGVTAEDVRAALEFAARIIDQEEHRALPA